In Acidimicrobiia bacterium, a single genomic region encodes these proteins:
- a CDS encoding sigma factor-like helix-turn-helix DNA-binding protein: MQADDEQAFTRFVKETEPRLSYALAAAYGPEVGADATADALTYAWENWDKVRVMNNPAGYLYRVGQSRSRIYRRPRLLFPGVAPSDAHDVEPGLPAALESLTRNQRVAVVLLNALEWTEHEAAEFLGVSRSTVRTHAERGLNRLRAALEVTVDA, from the coding sequence GTGCAGGCAGATGATGAGCAAGCCTTCACTCGTTTCGTCAAAGAGACGGAACCGCGGCTCTCATATGCGCTGGCCGCCGCCTACGGGCCAGAGGTCGGCGCGGATGCAACCGCGGACGCTCTCACCTATGCCTGGGAGAACTGGGACAAGGTTCGGGTCATGAACAATCCGGCCGGATATCTCTACCGGGTCGGTCAGAGTCGCTCTCGGATCTACCGGCGGCCGCGCCTTCTGTTTCCGGGCGTGGCGCCGTCGGATGCTCACGATGTGGAACCCGGATTACCCGCTGCACTCGAGTCGCTCACCCGCAACCAGCGGGTGGCGGTTGTACTGCTCAATGCACTCGAATGGACCGAGCACGAGGCCGCCGAGTTCCTCGGGGTCTCCCGTTCGACCGTTCGCACCCATGCAGAACGTGGATTGAACAGGCTGCGTGCCGCCCTGGAGGTGACGGTCGATGCATGA
- a CDS encoding cytochrome C oxidase subunit IV family protein, producing the protein MTTHAPTKPHPSPKQYVQIAVILAVLTGVEVGLYYIEQAGVSSGIVYPTLIVLAALKFVIVVAFYMHVRYEKSLIARFFTVGFVGAVMLYTVVLGTFGVLAAFGG; encoded by the coding sequence ATGACCACCCACGCACCAACCAAGCCGCACCCCAGCCCGAAGCAGTATGTGCAGATAGCTGTGATTCTGGCGGTGCTCACCGGCGTCGAAGTGGGCCTCTACTACATCGAACAAGCCGGGGTCTCGTCGGGGATCGTCTACCCGACGCTGATCGTTCTGGCCGCCCTCAAGTTCGTGATCGTCGTCGCCTTCTACATGCACGTCCGCTACGAGAAGAGCTTGATTGCCCGCTTCTTCACGGTGGGATTCGTCGGGGCTGTCATGTTGTACACGGTCGTTCTCGGCACCTTCGGCGTGCTCGCCGCCTTCGGCGGCTGA
- a CDS encoding transcription elongation factor GreA produces MTDQTTWLTPTAHKKLQEEFESLTTEGRIQIEERIAEARSHGDIRENADYDAAKNEQGMMEARIRQLRHLLDTAEIREAEDSGVVQVGTIVTIVDSEGDSTEYFVAPTENRVPGFLLASPTGPLGSALLGAAIGDEVSYKAPGGTFTVTVEAVRPFEA; encoded by the coding sequence ATGACCGATCAGACCACTTGGCTCACTCCAACTGCGCACAAGAAACTCCAGGAGGAGTTCGAATCCCTCACCACCGAGGGCCGCATACAAATCGAAGAACGCATCGCGGAAGCGCGCTCCCACGGCGATATCCGTGAGAATGCCGACTACGACGCGGCCAAGAACGAACAAGGAATGATGGAAGCGCGGATTCGCCAGTTGCGCCACCTGCTCGACACGGCCGAGATCCGTGAAGCTGAGGACAGCGGCGTTGTGCAGGTCGGCACGATCGTCACGATCGTCGATTCAGAAGGCGATTCGACGGAGTACTTCGTCGCGCCGACCGAAAACCGGGTACCCGGGTTTCTGCTCGCCTCACCCACCGGACCGCTCGGAAGTGCTCTCCTCGGTGCCGCGATCGGCGACGAGGTCAGCTACAAGGCGCCCGGCGGAACGTTCACCGTCACGGTGGAAGCCGTTCGACCCTTCGAAGCTTGA
- a CDS encoding alpha/beta hydrolase, which translates to MKRLFLAWVAWRLLGPEPEPKAAEAQEHPFRLPGRSVFVGDNEFFVREAGNPEAPPLVLVHGWGDHGLVVWWKLIGRLAKNYRVIVPDGRNTGKSDLLRARYEIADLADDLAGIMTALEIDRASIAGYSMGGLAALELAHRHPQRVDKLILAGTSAGPARSAAERIVGGVVIVLARAFDRLSRSEGTRARTGYLSNVGAVLPKHLRWAHWQLQNRDPDLYWQAGSAVNRFDARPWIGKLEQPALVIINTEDQLMFPEVQYELASLLRHPEVVELVGARHEAPLTHAGHMIRAIEAFLGRGRG; encoded by the coding sequence ATGAAGCGGCTCTTCCTGGCATGGGTTGCCTGGCGGCTGCTCGGCCCGGAACCGGAACCGAAGGCGGCCGAAGCGCAAGAACACCCCTTCCGCCTGCCCGGGCGGTCTGTGTTCGTCGGAGACAATGAGTTCTTCGTTCGGGAGGCCGGCAACCCGGAAGCTCCGCCGCTGGTGCTTGTCCACGGCTGGGGGGATCACGGTCTCGTGGTGTGGTGGAAGTTGATCGGCAGGCTCGCCAAGAACTACCGGGTGATCGTGCCGGACGGCCGGAACACCGGGAAGTCGGATCTTCTGCGTGCCCGTTATGAAATCGCCGACCTCGCCGACGATCTGGCCGGCATCATGACCGCGCTGGAAATCGACCGGGCCTCCATCGCCGGATACTCGATGGGCGGACTGGCCGCCCTCGAACTGGCCCACCGGCACCCGCAGCGAGTCGACAAGCTCATCCTGGCCGGCACGTCTGCCGGGCCGGCTCGTTCGGCGGCCGAGCGGATCGTAGGAGGGGTAGTGATCGTGCTGGCTCGGGCTTTCGATCGCCTCAGCCGGTCCGAAGGTACCCGGGCGAGAACCGGTTACCTATCGAACGTCGGGGCTGTGCTTCCCAAGCACCTGCGCTGGGCCCACTGGCAGCTACAGAACCGGGACCCCGACCTCTACTGGCAGGCAGGTTCAGCCGTCAACCGCTTCGATGCCCGCCCGTGGATCGGCAAACTGGAACAACCGGCCCTGGTGATCATCAACACCGAGGATCAATTGATGTTTCCCGAAGTCCAGTACGAACTGGCCTCACTTCTGCGCCATCCAGAGGTGGTGGAACTGGTCGGAGCTCGCCATGAAGCTCCCCTCACGCACGCCGGTCACATGATCAGAGCTATTGAGGCCTTCCTCGGGCGCGGCAGGGGCTAG
- a CDS encoding heme-copper oxidase subunit III: protein MSDIAHDEQLHESTGIETRKLAMWIFLSSEFMFFGALISNYLLFKGRVGYPEPYPSEMFDIPFTSVSSFVLLMSSLTMVLADHAIHRDDQRATRTWIVATALLGMVFLSGQAFEFTEFVLHDPPMTLSTNPAASAFFTLTGFHGMHVLIGVIMLLTLAGTSFRKGRLSTATGLNLESVALYWHFVDIIWIVIFTVVYLIK from the coding sequence ATGAGCGACATCGCTCACGATGAGCAGCTTCACGAGAGCACCGGGATCGAGACCAGGAAGCTCGCTATGTGGATCTTCCTTTCGAGCGAGTTCATGTTCTTCGGTGCACTCATCTCCAACTACCTGCTGTTCAAGGGCAGGGTCGGATATCCGGAGCCGTATCCGTCGGAAATGTTCGACATTCCGTTCACTTCGGTCAGTTCGTTCGTGCTGTTGATGAGTTCGCTGACGATGGTGCTCGCCGACCATGCCATCCACCGGGACGATCAACGTGCGACGCGTACCTGGATTGTCGCAACGGCCCTCCTCGGCATGGTGTTCCTGTCCGGACAAGCGTTCGAGTTCACCGAGTTCGTTCTTCACGATCCACCGATGACGCTCTCCACCAACCCCGCCGCCTCCGCGTTCTTCACGCTCACCGGCTTCCACGGCATGCACGTACTGATTGGCGTCATCATGCTGCTCACGCTCGCCGGCACCTCTTTTCGCAAAGGACGGCTCTCGACCGCGACCGGGCTCAACCTAGAGAGCGTCGCCCTCTACTGGCACTTTGTCGACATCATTTGGATCGTGATCTTCACGGTCGTCTATCTGATCAAGTAG
- a CDS encoding PfkB family carbohydrate kinase: protein MLSALCYGSLNPDLVHRLGRFPEPGDDLRSLTSRMTYGGGGANPAVALAAWGANASVLGNTLGDDPLGRWLIDDLAARGVDISMIDLSHTTQTPHCIVLVGPDGERTIISSGYRTARWQEVSTDVWKGRSVALVDAYSAGAGAAVIADAADAGVPAVGIDVTGRAAAPLQVCVWSSHEHAVEDALALSRSGPDVVLTSGREAAAWYRAGNELHAVRPPEVEAIDPTGAGDTLAAMVAYGTGSRWEPAHTLRMAVAAASLTVGLERGDPIPDLGAITSLAATVATSEQDTDPSV, encoded by the coding sequence ATGCTCTCCGCACTCTGCTACGGATCACTCAACCCGGATCTCGTGCACCGGCTCGGTCGCTTTCCCGAGCCTGGAGACGATCTTCGCTCTTTGACGTCCCGCATGACTTACGGGGGAGGCGGCGCCAATCCGGCAGTGGCACTGGCTGCATGGGGAGCCAACGCCTCCGTACTGGGCAACACACTCGGAGACGATCCACTGGGGAGGTGGCTGATCGACGACCTGGCCGCCCGAGGTGTCGATATCTCGATGATCGACCTGTCCCACACAACGCAAACGCCACACTGCATCGTGCTCGTGGGTCCCGACGGCGAACGAACCATCATCTCGAGTGGCTACAGAACAGCCAGGTGGCAGGAGGTGTCTACCGACGTGTGGAAGGGAAGGTCGGTGGCCCTGGTGGACGCGTACTCTGCCGGCGCGGGGGCGGCGGTGATCGCCGATGCAGCAGATGCAGGTGTCCCGGCAGTTGGCATCGATGTGACGGGCCGGGCGGCAGCCCCGCTTCAGGTATGCGTGTGGTCGAGCCATGAGCACGCAGTGGAAGACGCGCTGGCCCTGTCTCGATCCGGGCCGGACGTAGTACTCACCAGCGGGCGGGAGGCGGCGGCCTGGTATCGAGCGGGAAACGAGCTGCATGCGGTGCGCCCACCCGAGGTCGAGGCGATCGACCCGACCGGGGCCGGTGACACTCTCGCCGCCATGGTGGCGTACGGCACAGGGTCTCGATGGGAGCCGGCACACACGCTGCGTATGGCCGTAGCGGCAGCCTCTCTAACGGTGGGGCTCGAGAGGGGCGATCCGATCCCGGATCTCGGCGCCATCACCTCACTGGCGGCGACGGTGGCTACCTCAGAACAAGACACGGATCCTTCCGTCTAG
- a CDS encoding MFS transporter produces MPSTVSRQIVIISISVGFVMAGLTLVAPILPLYALEFGVSYTAAGALITGFAVARLLFSVIGGMAGDRWGARRVTVLGTTLLAISSVTAALAPSYAVLLGSRFIEGVGSAIFATTAFQYLLQVTPRERLGRATAAYQTGLLVGVAIGPFVGGFLAELGDFRTPFWVYSVLAGLVAVSAWFFIEDLPTRATSARQVVSAARRLVRSPTYLALMLVGFSMMFMRGGARVTLLPLYAEQSLGFGAGDIGILLSVSALTNLLIVNPAGRLVDSVGGKPVALIGLATAALATAGYGMFESFTGLLFVSMVFGITAGLAGIAPPAMVGDLAPPGLEGSAVGVYRMAGDLGFVVGPLALGFIADTGAITAGFFLTGSIMMVAAGVLFLVPETRRDPVAKPVS; encoded by the coding sequence GTGCCGTCCACCGTCTCTCGTCAGATAGTGATCATCTCCATCAGTGTCGGCTTCGTGATGGCCGGACTCACCCTCGTTGCGCCGATTCTGCCTCTGTACGCGCTGGAGTTCGGAGTTTCGTACACGGCGGCAGGGGCGCTGATCACCGGATTTGCAGTCGCCCGACTTCTCTTCAGTGTGATCGGTGGGATGGCGGGTGATCGGTGGGGTGCCCGCAGAGTCACGGTACTGGGCACGACGCTTCTGGCTATCTCGAGCGTGACCGCCGCATTGGCACCCAGCTATGCAGTGCTGCTCGGGTCGCGCTTCATCGAGGGGGTCGGCTCGGCGATCTTCGCCACCACCGCCTTCCAGTATCTCTTGCAGGTCACTCCGAGGGAGCGCCTCGGCCGGGCAACGGCCGCCTATCAGACCGGCTTGCTCGTCGGCGTGGCGATCGGCCCATTCGTCGGTGGGTTCCTCGCCGAACTGGGCGACTTCCGGACCCCGTTCTGGGTCTACTCGGTCCTGGCGGGCCTCGTCGCGGTATCTGCCTGGTTCTTCATCGAGGATCTTCCGACCAGAGCCACGAGTGCCCGGCAGGTGGTATCCGCGGCCCGGCGACTTGTTCGCTCGCCTACCTATCTGGCCTTGATGCTGGTGGGATTCTCGATGATGTTCATGCGCGGAGGTGCGAGGGTTACCCTCCTACCCCTCTATGCAGAACAGTCGCTTGGATTCGGCGCAGGCGACATAGGGATCTTGCTCTCCGTCTCGGCCCTCACCAACCTCCTGATCGTCAATCCGGCCGGGCGACTCGTCGACTCGGTCGGCGGGAAGCCGGTGGCGCTGATCGGTCTTGCGACCGCCGCGCTGGCCACAGCCGGATACGGCATGTTCGAATCCTTCACCGGGTTGCTGTTCGTCTCGATGGTGTTCGGAATAACCGCAGGACTGGCCGGCATCGCCCCTCCGGCGATGGTGGGAGATCTTGCGCCGCCGGGCCTGGAAGGCTCTGCGGTCGGCGTCTACCGGATGGCCGGAGATCTCGGATTCGTAGTGGGCCCACTGGCGCTCGGCTTCATCGCCGACACCGGCGCCATCACCGCCGGCTTCTTCCTGACGGGGTCGATCATGATGGTCGCCGCCGGCGTGCTGTTCCTTGTGCCTGAGACCCGGCGAGACCCCGTCGCCAAACCGGTATCGTGA
- a CDS encoding DUF4389 domain-containing protein — MVTSSEPFAARLDIDYPETLDRFTTFFRLIWIIPIAIILSLLTATGNETVAETGEQIQKTGMGITGGLALATMLMIVFRMRYPRWWFDFARELTRFGARVSAYFFLLTDQYPSTVDEQAVHLEIDYPDVERDLNRWLPLVKWLLAIPHYIVLAALVAIGIIVWIIAWFAILFTGRYPRPLFDYLVGVGRWGLRVDAYAFLLVTDEYPPFSLK; from the coding sequence ATGGTCACGTCTTCCGAGCCCTTCGCAGCTCGCCTGGATATCGACTACCCCGAAACGCTCGACAGGTTCACGACGTTCTTTCGGCTGATCTGGATCATCCCGATCGCCATCATCCTTTCTCTGCTCACGGCAACCGGGAACGAAACGGTGGCCGAGACCGGTGAGCAGATCCAGAAGACCGGCATGGGGATAACCGGTGGCCTGGCGCTGGCCACGATGCTGATGATCGTGTTCCGGATGCGGTACCCACGCTGGTGGTTCGACTTCGCCCGAGAGCTGACCCGCTTCGGAGCGCGGGTCAGTGCCTATTTCTTCTTGCTCACCGATCAGTATCCTTCGACCGTTGACGAGCAAGCGGTGCACCTCGAGATCGATTACCCAGACGTGGAGCGAGACCTCAATCGCTGGCTGCCACTCGTGAAGTGGCTGCTGGCCATCCCCCACTACATAGTGCTCGCCGCGCTAGTTGCCATCGGGATCATCGTCTGGATCATTGCCTGGTTCGCCATCCTCTTCACCGGACGCTATCCCCGCCCGCTCTTCGATTATCTGGTGGGCGTTGGCCGATGGGGACTGCGAGTGGATGCGTACGCGTTCCTGCTGGTTACCGACGAATATCCGCCGTTCAGCCTCAAATAG
- a CDS encoding penicillin acylase family protein has protein sequence MITFLLIVGLVVGVFGLYLVRRSYPVIEGDVRVAGLDAPVDIIRDTNGIPHVYASTTHDLFVAQGYVHAQDRFWQMDFWRHIGQGRLAELFGKSQVESDTFLRSLGFTRLSELEFAALDDEAKEILEAYAEGVNAYLADHAGTRLSFEYATLVLQNRGYEPEPWEPIDTLSWARMMSWDLGANMGSEIARAVLAGTLPRSRVDELYPPYSSDRPYVLPESSPYAGGDPATADPVAGLTNANLAALLGPAATWIETLDALIGPSGAEVGSNNWVVAGSKTSTGLPILANDPHLGIQMPSIWYEVGLHCDGACPFDVTGFSFAGVPGVIIGHNDRIAWGVTNLAADTQDLYIERLNPENPDQYEANGEWVDLEIRTETIGIAGTTPKEIQVKSTRHGPIISDRYGPLEDFGSEAGIEVPINYAVALKWTALEPSRLVQAVLSINQAANWEEFREAVSRWDIAGQNFVYADIDGNIGYQSSGQVPIRSAGDGRWPAAGWDGATEWTGFIPFESMPTVLNPPEGFLHSANQQIADGSYPFYLAYDLDYGYRGDRIVDVLTDATQVDIAFIADLQRDNRNLGAEEVIPALLAVPTDKPLVGDAQHILNDWATGDAYQQGADLPGAALYATVWRHLLRLTFHDEMPERFWPDGGSRWFEVVNGLLQQPTNAWWDIASTSDIEGRDEILEFAIIAAMNELRDELGDDPAEWRWGDLHEATFRNATFGESGIPPLEWLFNRGPYAVGGGGSIVNATTWDAADGYEVVALPSMRMIVDLSNFERSRTIHPTGQSGHIYHPHYIDMAEAWVVNDLHPMHWDRDAIEADAEGTLTLKP, from the coding sequence TTGATCACCTTCCTGTTGATTGTCGGCCTCGTCGTCGGGGTCTTCGGTCTCTACCTCGTGCGGCGTTCGTACCCTGTAATCGAAGGCGACGTCCGTGTCGCCGGCCTCGATGCCCCGGTGGACATCATCCGGGACACAAACGGCATCCCACACGTCTACGCCTCGACCACCCACGACCTCTTCGTGGCGCAAGGGTACGTCCACGCCCAGGATCGCTTCTGGCAGATGGACTTCTGGCGTCACATCGGACAGGGGCGTCTCGCCGAGCTATTCGGAAAATCGCAGGTCGAAAGCGACACTTTCCTCCGGTCACTGGGGTTCACTCGCCTGTCCGAGTTGGAGTTCGCTGCCCTAGATGATGAGGCAAAGGAGATCCTCGAGGCCTACGCCGAAGGCGTCAATGCCTACCTCGCCGACCACGCCGGCACCAGGTTGTCGTTCGAATACGCAACTCTGGTCCTTCAGAATCGTGGCTACGAACCCGAACCGTGGGAACCAATCGATACGTTGTCGTGGGCGAGAATGATGTCGTGGGATCTCGGTGCCAACATGGGCTCCGAGATCGCCAGGGCGGTACTGGCGGGCACCTTGCCGCGCAGCCGCGTCGACGAGTTGTACCCGCCGTATTCGTCGGATCGGCCCTACGTTCTTCCGGAATCGTCACCGTATGCCGGCGGAGATCCTGCGACTGCCGATCCCGTCGCCGGGCTCACGAACGCCAATCTGGCCGCCCTACTGGGTCCGGCGGCAACCTGGATCGAAACCCTCGATGCCCTGATCGGTCCATCCGGTGCAGAGGTAGGCTCGAACAACTGGGTAGTGGCCGGCTCGAAGACGTCCACCGGTTTGCCGATCCTCGCCAACGACCCTCACCTCGGCATTCAAATGCCGTCCATCTGGTATGAAGTTGGTCTTCATTGCGACGGGGCCTGCCCCTTCGACGTCACCGGCTTTTCGTTCGCCGGTGTCCCGGGCGTCATCATCGGCCACAACGACCGGATCGCCTGGGGTGTCACCAACCTCGCCGCCGACACCCAGGATCTCTACATCGAACGCCTCAACCCGGAAAACCCCGACCAGTACGAAGCCAACGGAGAATGGGTCGACCTCGAGATACGCACAGAGACGATCGGAATCGCCGGAACGACACCGAAAGAGATCCAGGTCAAATCAACGCGGCACGGACCGATCATCTCGGACCGGTACGGACCTCTGGAGGACTTCGGCAGCGAGGCTGGTATCGAGGTACCCATCAACTATGCGGTCGCGCTCAAGTGGACGGCCCTCGAACCATCCAGGCTCGTGCAAGCGGTGTTGAGCATCAACCAGGCCGCCAACTGGGAGGAGTTTCGCGAGGCAGTGAGTCGCTGGGACATCGCCGGACAGAATTTCGTGTATGCCGACATCGACGGCAACATCGGCTACCAGAGTTCAGGGCAGGTCCCCATTCGCTCGGCCGGGGACGGCCGATGGCCGGCGGCCGGCTGGGATGGAGCGACCGAGTGGACCGGATTCATCCCGTTCGAGAGCATGCCGACCGTGTTGAACCCGCCGGAGGGTTTCCTGCACAGTGCCAACCAGCAGATCGCCGACGGCTCCTACCCGTTTTATCTGGCGTACGACCTCGACTACGGCTATCGGGGTGATCGAATCGTCGATGTGCTGACCGACGCGACTCAGGTCGACATTGCATTCATCGCAGATTTGCAGCGCGACAACCGCAACCTCGGTGCGGAAGAGGTGATCCCGGCACTGCTGGCGGTCCCGACCGACAAGCCACTCGTTGGAGATGCACAACACATCCTCAACGATTGGGCAACCGGCGACGCCTACCAGCAAGGCGCAGACCTCCCGGGGGCTGCCTTGTATGCCACGGTATGGAGACACCTGCTCCGGCTCACCTTCCACGATGAGATGCCGGAGCGATTCTGGCCAGATGGTGGGAGTCGCTGGTTCGAAGTTGTCAACGGCCTGCTTCAGCAACCAACCAATGCATGGTGGGATATCGCCTCCACCTCAGATATTGAAGGTCGGGATGAGATCCTCGAGTTCGCCATCATCGCTGCGATGAACGAGTTGCGCGACGAACTCGGAGACGACCCGGCCGAATGGCGATGGGGTGATCTGCACGAGGCGACCTTCCGCAACGCGACATTTGGAGAGTCGGGGATTCCTCCCCTGGAATGGCTGTTCAATCGTGGACCTTACGCGGTGGGCGGAGGCGGATCGATCGTCAATGCCACGACCTGGGACGCCGCCGACGGTTATGAAGTCGTCGCACTGCCATCAATGCGGATGATCGTCGACCTGTCCAACTTCGAGCGGTCACGAACAATCCACCCGACCGGGCAATCCGGGCACATCTACCACCCCCATTACATCGATATGGCAGAGGCATGGGTGGTCAACGACCTCCACCCGATGCATTGGGATCGCGATGCGATCGAAGCGGATGCGGAGGGAACGCTGACGCTGAAGCCTTGA
- a CDS encoding EamA family transporter, whose protein sequence is MQETNIRGSAFAYAFTAALLFGVSGAIASDALVEISAARAAQSRAMVAVVVLLPYAWYRGKLAARASWTLLLLFGASLTAVNAAYYEAVDRIGVGPGMTLQFLAPIVVLLWMRWVERKFIRRSTWWAAYVALIGTGLIAEVWRVSDIDLIGVGAGLAAALTFAAYLIIGERLGQTMPPSGIMAYGFAISALMWAVIQPVWSFPTDLSPRVWVELAWLGIIGTAIPFMLELQALRRASAGFVGVIATAEPVIGAVAAWMMFAQKMASLQIAGMVLIVGAVASVQLRGVAEVEVPLDAGR, encoded by the coding sequence GTGCAGGAGACAAACATCCGGGGTTCGGCGTTTGCGTACGCGTTTACCGCGGCGCTGCTCTTCGGCGTGAGCGGCGCGATCGCCAGCGACGCTCTCGTCGAAATCAGCGCGGCAAGGGCGGCACAGTCGAGGGCGATGGTGGCCGTAGTCGTGCTGCTTCCGTACGCGTGGTATCGGGGAAAGCTGGCTGCACGAGCCTCGTGGACCCTGTTGCTTCTGTTCGGGGCGAGTCTCACGGCGGTGAACGCGGCGTACTACGAGGCGGTCGACCGCATCGGCGTGGGGCCCGGCATGACGCTTCAGTTCCTGGCGCCGATCGTTGTGTTGTTGTGGATGAGATGGGTTGAACGAAAATTCATACGTCGGTCGACCTGGTGGGCGGCATACGTGGCGCTGATCGGGACCGGTCTCATTGCTGAGGTGTGGCGGGTATCCGACATCGACCTCATCGGGGTCGGGGCCGGGTTGGCAGCAGCGCTGACGTTCGCCGCGTATCTGATTATCGGGGAAAGGCTCGGCCAGACGATGCCGCCCTCAGGCATCATGGCCTACGGATTCGCCATTTCGGCGCTCATGTGGGCCGTGATTCAGCCGGTGTGGTCCTTTCCGACCGACCTGTCGCCGAGGGTCTGGGTCGAGTTGGCGTGGCTGGGCATCATCGGAACGGCGATTCCCTTCATGCTGGAACTCCAGGCATTGCGGCGAGCCTCCGCCGGTTTTGTGGGCGTCATCGCAACCGCCGAACCCGTTATCGGTGCCGTCGCCGCCTGGATGATGTTCGCCCAGAAGATGGCCTCTCTTCAGATTGCCGGCATGGTCCTGATCGTGGGGGCGGTGGCGTCGGTTCAGCTGAGGGGGGTAGCGGAGGTGGAGGTGCCGCTCGACGCCGGCCGGTGA